TTCTAAACTACCGAAAATTCTACATTTTATACCTATGCAATTTTGGAAATGAACAGGTGATATGGTAAGTTTTGAACTATACAAACTTTTACACTGTCTTCATGTcaaatttgataatatggtaaTTTCCTTACATTGCCGTTGAGCAAACTAACCTTCTGACACCTTTCATTTTTAGCATGACGTATAACAGAGGGTCAAACTACGAATCAAAATATATACCAGTGTCCAGGCGAttgacaacaacaaaaaaaaaggatgattAAAGATGCATCATTTGTTACTTCAAAAGGTTAACAGTCCAGCAGAATCACGCAAAATACACGTGTACCTTCGAGCCATCTTGAGACCATCTGGCACCATAACCTTCATGCACACGGATTTCATAAACAGGACCATAGGGTTGAGTAAGATGAATATTCATCCAACAGCATTCACGTAACAAGCGGTCAATGATTTCGGACGCAAGTTGGTTTTTCTTTACATCTGAAGATAAATAAATGGAACAGTGAACTATATGGCCATAATGCTAGTCTCCAACTGGATGAGAATTAAGCTAGGACGTATCTTTACCACTTCCGTGGAAGCTGCCCCACCATCCATCGCTACTCCTGTGAACATGTTTGGCCATTGCCCTTGCAGCATCAGTTAGAGAACAACCATTTACCTCCAATACAACAAGACATCGCCAATTTTAGTGTACAAAGGATTTTCTAAAGTGGAGATTTTGTAACTCTTGAGATAAGATGTTTGCTTGTGACATGGTGGCAAAATTGGTAGAAGCATAACCGCAGAACTTACATTTGGTTGATGTAGCTTCATGCAAGAAGATATCAGTACAGATCTTGGAGGAGGTAGTCCATCTTGAACTGTACCTGCAGTTTTCACCATACCAAGGAGTCTACCCAATCCATCAGAACCCAAGCCCTGGAAAATTATAGGAGATAAGTGAGAAAAGCAGGAGAGAAATGAAATAATGCAAGTTCCTGTGGTATAATTATTCAAGTGATGGTAACtaatgaactatatatatatttcaaagacAATACTAGACAGTACAGGGCATATTATGACTACCGGTTCAGCAGAACTCTTAGCTACTGAGTTTGATATGCAAATAGGCAGGTGAGATTCCTCGTTCCGAGGGTATATGTACCAATGTCTCGAGCGATCTAATATTCATAGCAGAAACTGTAAACACATGATGAATAAGGCATGGAAGGTTTTAGAGAATCCAACTAGTCTGGtataatatttgtttgaataCTTATAGAGAAAATGTTCTggtaaaaatataatgatacgCATTGAACCAAGAAAGGTGGCCCTCACAGCAAGAAGCTCTGTCATGATTATGTAAGGTTGAGCAGTTGGCTTTGAAACAGAGATTGCCAAGACTCCATATAAGCTTTCCTTTTCTTCCGTATAGAATTTCCTATATACTCCCACTCCTGCATACGCAGATAAACAATCTATTGTTCAAGAATCATTTATatcagcatatatattttttttaaaaaaactcatatgAGAACTGAACATCATTCTTGAATTCTACATAAGCTATAATGGACTTGAGTTACTTCACAAATGTAACTCTTGTATACACAATACTCAGTACtgtcaaaaatacccaaaagaTCTCAATGCATCAGGTGTGCAGTCTGCTTTTGCTTACACAACAAAGATTTACTCAAAATGAAGAAGGCAACATGGTGTCGTACACAATTGGAGCCCAGTTAATTTATTCAACTATGTTAATATTTCCTAGCCAAGATTAAGCTTTGTTGCTTCCAAGCAAACTATTAAGGTT
The nucleotide sequence above comes from Oryza glaberrima chromosome 11, OglaRS2, whole genome shotgun sequence. Encoded proteins:
- the LOC127754552 gene encoding uncharacterized protein LOC127754552 isoform X4, with protein sequence MYDAVEFELHVQEPYFTQLRAGTKKVEGRLAAGNYNRIAEGSLLLFNKCLLLNVQVIRKYASFSEMLQAEMISEVLPGISSIEQGVGVYRKFYTEEKESLYGVLAISVSKPTAQPYIIMTELLAGLGSDGLGRLLGMVKTAGTVQDGLPPPRSVLISSCMKLHQPNVNGCSLTDAARAMAKHVHRSSDGWWGSFHGSDVKKNQLASEIIDRLLRECCWMNIHLTQPYGPVYEIRVHEGYGARWSQDGSKFIGFLEPYSPEGFSRGWKH